Part of the Vigna unguiculata cultivar IT97K-499-35 chromosome 3, ASM411807v1, whole genome shotgun sequence genome, AGATAAACATAATGGTCTTCACCAACGATATTCCCACAAGCATAATTGCCAGACTAACCACTCCAGCACTAATGCAACTATAAAGGGCCACTACACATACCAATGATCATAGGACTGCGTAAACAACTTCATTAAACAACTTAACAAATAATGGACCATTTAGCATCACCAAAAAGGAGCATATTGTGTCTCTCCTTTGTGCAAGTTTCTAGCAGATTTCTGTTCCTTGATCATATGTTTGGGTGGTAATTGCTAAATGTTTTGCTACTTGAGCTTTGACAAATGATCAACAGATATTGCATAGGACTACCTATTTTTGTGTTCCTAGTGTTTTGACATTATAGTTGTTTATTGACTTTCCTAAATAACTTTTATGCAGTAACGTTTATTCATCCATTTTGCTGCAGGTTTCAGTTTTTAACATAGATGGGCCAACTTTGTTATACCAGAAACATATTGCAAGTGAAATTTCTGCTGGTATCATCTCTCTGCAGTTCCTAACCTGCAGTTTACATGgttttgaaaaaaacattttggcAGTTGGAACAAAAGATTCATCTGTTATGGCACTAGataaagaaaatggaaacacaCTAGGAGGAAATATTTGTCCCAAGAAGCCCTCTAAAGCTCTATTTATGAACGTTTTGGGTAAGAGTGTGTGGTTGGCATAATTATCAATCATTGATATATAGTCGTAAAGATGCTCATTCTGTTAAGGATCAAAGTTTCAACACTGTTCTTGATTGATCTGAAAGAAATTACTGAAAATGGTAAAAGAAATATTGTTGTGGTACACAGATGGACAAGGTGAACAGGTCAAAGGATCAATTACAAAAGATGGATTAGACTTGAGCGAAAGGAACCATATTGATGATGCAACAACGAAACAGCAGTATATTCTGCTTTGTTCTGAGAAAGCTTTGTATGTATATTCATTGGTGCATGCGATTCAGGTGATGCATGAATTCCTTACATCCATAACCAGGagtcatgaataacaaaaatatcagCTAATGCTTGCCATGATGTATTCCAGGGAGTTAAAAAGGTGCTATACAAGAAAAAGTTCAATTCTTCATCATGTTGCTGGGCATCAACATTCTACAGCCATTCTGATGTTGGCGTCGTACTTATTTTCACTACTGGAAAAGTAGAATTAAGGTGGTGCTTTTTCTCATTTGTTAAAGTGATAACTCCACCTATTTTGAGGATAGTTTTTCACTGtcaaaagttaagaaaaatatatcattgtttGTAATGTATTGTTGATCTCCCATCATTTTCTGGTATACCCCGGTGTGCTTTTCAAGTCAGACAAGCAAAAATGCATAatcttatttgaattttttaattactgCTATTTTTCTTTCGAGAATGATTAAAACAGCAATTGGTTTTGTAGTAGTACAAAAACCAGCATGAGGCCTATTATTTCGATATTCAAGGGCTTTATACTGTATTAGTTGGAATTTGGACTATTTCTGTATTTTTCTGGGAGATATAAAGAACTTCAGTTATTCCAAGTTTTAAGTGATGTCAAGtactttctcttctttctctttttgctaaaaatagtttaattcaTAGACATATTTTATATGGTAGGTCTTTGCCAGAGTTATCCCTGGTTATGGAGACTTCAATTAGAGGTTTCAGTTACTCTCCTCCAAAATCAAAGTCATTTTCTGAGAGCCAGATATGTTCTTCATCCAAAGGAGATCTTGTTTTGGTATGAGCATTGTTTTTTACCAGTACAATTTTCTTTAGAAGttatatattaaagtattaGTTCCATTTACAGGTGAATGGTGACCAGGAAATTTTTGTTGTCTCATTGTTGGTCCAAAGGAATATTTTCAGGTAATAACTATATACAATACATGGCTCAAGAGTCAAGATGGCACAGTAAATCTTCTTATCTATCTCTTGCTCTTATGCATAGTACAGAGAAATACGTGGTTATGGATATTGGAATAATATTCCTCACAGAGAAGATGAAAAGTGTAACATTAGTACCCtcatttttacattttgttGACTTCCAGGCCTTTGGACTCTATTAGCTGCATCTACAGAAAAGGAATGATGCTTTCACAAGAAGAGCTGGTCCCTAGCCCAGTCATaaataaggaaaagaaaagggtaaatagtataaatagtatattttaaaatatatagatagatagatagatagacaGAGATATTCATTATCTTTGTGATAAAAGGTGTTTGATCTTCATTTTGGTCTTCTCAGGGTATATTCAGCTCTGTCATCAAAGATTTTACTGGCAGTAAAGAAAAACATGCTCCAATCTTGGAAACTGAAGATTCTAAAGAAAGTATCCAGAAACTCTCAGCTATCTTTTCAACTGAAAATTTTCCATGTGATGCTGATAATAATGATAATCTGACTGTTGATGAAGATGAGCTTGAATTAAATATAGGTACGGAAGTCCCTTAGATATGAGCTACTGAATATTATATAGCCTACAACGAAGAAACAGAAATTGTCTATTTATATTAATGAATATATGACCTTTTCATTGACTCTGCTGATCAGAAAATACAAATGGTAAATAAATCGACTGCTTCCTAAGGCAGATTCTCGTTTTTGTATCATGTGGATAAATAAACAATCATTTTATTGGTGTCCTTGTGTACAGATGACATTGACCTAGATGATCATGAAGAAAAACGCAAAGATCAAGGTATATTGGGAGGTTTTAACAAGAAGAAATTGCCTGCAAAGTTTCTGGCTTTGAAAGGTTAGTGCACTTGAACTACTGGGATTGGGATGAAATATTTGCTCATATGATCActaattttatcatttgattTGGGAGAAGAGTGAAAAAACTGCAATACCCTTCATTTAGCGTACATTGTCCAAGACTGTCCTTAGAGTGTCTTCTAGGCTGCTCTAGCCCTTTTTCAGCATATGGACACTGCATTTTCCCTgcacaaaaggaaaaattttctGCTTAGTACAAATGTCAGTGCTGAGACTTCAACTTATAACTTTCTGCCAACCACCCAAACCTATTACCACCATCCCATTGACCTGCataaaggaacaacataatagTGGCTGGATTTCAAAGTTAGAAGTAGGTGGCATACCTAAAATTTCATAGAAAATCTTTGCGTAGGGTAAAACCGAAAATACGATGTGTATTAATTATGAGAACAGTATATACCGAAAGGATTACATAAGGCCTTTACATAGGAACAAATTCACTATTCTAGTGACAAACTTCTAACTACAGACGAAGTAGTTATCTTATATTAGATACTGCTTCTGTTCCAGTCTTTTCTAGATTTCCTTTTCACAACCAGTTAACTCAGGCAAGCAAAGACTgcatgttaatttttaattggcTGAAGATTATCAAAGTGCTATCTTATATGCTGCTAGTTAAATTAGTTGAAGTTGAATATGCAGGAAGGTTAAAAGAGATGAAGGGCAAAATCCAGAAAACATCGGGTAAAGAAGAACCACAAGATGAGCAAGCTGGTGCAGTCGATCAAATTAAGAAGAAATATGGGTTTTCCTACTCCAATGTAAGCAAGCACGTTTAATCATGCATTGCAGGAACAGTTATTTATTCATTTGAACCAGGCTTTAATCTTTTAATCTGACACTGCAGGAAACAAGCGCTGCTAAATTGGCACAAAGCAAGTTGCAGGAGAACATGAAAAAGTTACAGGTATCtttgttgataaataatattttttttgtaacattcTAAGCATAAACAGCTACTCAGTACACTTGAGAAATTTGGTTGGTATATGTTATTTTTCGTATTTGGCAGGGAATCAACCTCCGAACAACAGAAATGCAAGATGAAGCAAAATCGTTTTCATTATTGGCAAACCATGTACTGCAGACTGCTGAACGggaaaaaaagaattaagagCATCTACTCACCGATTGAACCACAAATTTGCGTTATACATTTGTAATGTGTTTAGCTTagttgtatttatattttttctaacgACGGAAGACCAAATTATTGAAGTTTTGGATTTATATTGAGTAATGTATATAAACCTACCATTTTTCCTCTTAAATAATGAATCGATCTGTTATGACTCGGCCAAGGATGAACTAATatcataaaatcataacatgaggtcaaattaaaaaatgaacatTAATCAACCACTTTTTCACCACAATCACTCACaaggtaaaaaaaaactattaaaaaaccAACTATCAATTTGGAGTTCAATAACAAAATCATGCTTTCACTGCACAAAGCTCGACAAAACATTAAATCTGAATCTCAATAGCATAATCACTACATAAAATGCGCTTTCACTGCTCCATACtcttaaaatcataaaagatGGTCACATTTCATACTCAAGTTCTTGGTTGAATCATAAAAGATGATCACACTGTGCATAACCTTTAAATCAATGTCATTTCGTATAGGCAAAAAATATGGAATATGGAAGAGTGGAGATGAGAAATTCGAGGTTGAATCCCACTGGATGAAGGTCcagtaatttataaaatgtgaTTGAAAACTTATAGTGtaatctcaaattttaaaagtcaaagtATAGATTCTTctatattacttaataaaaaatcaaaaagttGCATAACACAAAATATCACAAGacaacaaaataagaaaataaaaaggcaGAATAGAATTTCTTCGAAAATTAACTGGAAATGTATCATCATAGCATTGACTTTAAGTACATAATCTTGATACTCGACCCTAGTTTCAATTGTGCACTAACCTAATACTAAAGAGAACAAATAAAAATCCCGAAACTAATTATCAAAGTGATTTGGGCTGGGAACCTTCCTATCAAATACTAAACCCAACatctattcaaaatattttttcccaCATCAACCTAGGCTCCATCACATGTAGCAAATTTCactcatcatcttcatcatcctcctacaaaagaaaacaaacaaaataattaagtaactaATTAATCATAGCACAAATCAGCACAAATTATAAtcaatgattaaattattttacctCATCTTCCTCCTCGTCGTTAACCTCAGATTTCGACTTGTCAGATTCTTCTTCCTCTGAATGTTTTCCTTCctaaacatcaaaatcaaatatcaatTAGACtacattaaaaacaacaataatacaaccatatataagaaaatacatTTACCAATTTCTTATTATACGCCGAGATGCTCTTCTCAtactcttcttttttcttctcagCCCTAGCAATGAAGGGTGCCTTTTCCTGAAACAATTAAACCAGCACAATATATCAGAAACAACTTTCTTTGCATAATTATTAATTAGCGGTCCCAACCATTGCAGGCAAACAATCAACAAAATTCTCTTCAGAAATAAAGACTCACCGCGTCAGACAGAGATTTCCATTTGTCACCACCAGCTTTGCCAACctaaatagttattaaataagATGCACATAAGAAGTTAAAAATCAAGGAAAAATCAGTCATCTTCTAGTaacaaaacagaaaaaacaAGGAAACTCACAACAGCAACAGATTTGTTGTTTGGGTGTTCCTTCTTGAACTGCTCTCTGAACTCAGACCTAAAACAATCAGAAAAACCTCAAGTTagtatcacaaaaaaaaatacatcacaAATCAACACCGAACAAAATAAATCTATGaacaaaattcaaagaaaacCGCACATGAAAACGAAGAAAGCACTTGGAGGTCTCTTCGGCTTGTTAGGATCCTTAGCAGCCTTCTTCGATTGTTTCCTACCAGCGCCAGCGCCCTTGCGCTTCAACCTAAACGCATAGCAACAAACATTAAATCacagaaaaaaaatccaaaataagaTCTAAAAAACCAGATCTCAAGCACAACAAGGAATAATCAACAACACGATACCTGTTATCAGCAGCTTTAGTATCAGCTTTGACTTTCGGCATGGCGAAAATTGATAGAAACGGAGAGTCTCGGTGTGGAATTAGCGAAGAGCGAAAGGAAGGGTTTCAAAGAGAGAGATGAAAAAGTGAAAGTGCACGTTGTGCTGTGAGGTTTGGGCGCGATGGGAGGGGATAAGAAGGGTTGTGGGGAGGGGCAGTGTAGAGAAAACGCAAGTGAAAATCGAATCGCGAAAAAATTGAAGTTGGGGTTTTACGCGGGATTTCGACGATCTTTTGCCACGTCAACGATCCGTGTGCTGCAAAATCATTCGCTCCCAACAACACCTTGAAATCAATGTGTTTCctttgtgtgtgtgatttggaGAGGAGAGGGGTTGCTTTAGAGTTTTAGCACTGTGCACTGTGTTTTGAGAATTTATTGGCACGCGTCACTGATTTATTATAATGACTATTTTACCCTCGTATCGGTCTGCAATATTACCAAGATGCCACGGGAATACGAGTATCACGCCACGTGAAGTTTGGAATGAGATATTTTGGGCTTCGCAGGGGTATGTTTGTAAAATCATGTTTCttgtttataaaaaacaaatactgATAAATTCATTATTAGATGGTTAATGATTGATGATTTGTATGTTCTGAATGAATTTCCACactattaaatgtaaaataaaaaatatcaaaatatataaaataagtaatgattaaatttcaaaagcaattattattaatttaaattaatgatttGGTAACagaactttttaattatttaaagaaataatcacataaaatagaaaaaaatatatatttagtttaatgTATGAATTATTATGTTACTATTCTTTGCACTAATCAGTGTCTTAAAATGAAACTTTCaacaaaagtaatttttatttattttataacaattaaattcataacaaattAGTAGGAATACATGCACAATGCATGTAGATCCACATCTTTAACAtcgaataaaataattattgggAGAGGGAATAATTATAGGTAGATGTAGCTTATACATTTGTGTGTGAGGGAagcattatattttaatgatctTCTATCTATTAGATAAGGTAAATTGATGAACGAACATGTGccctaaaatttaattatatttctttgcttattataataaattataaataaatattttaaattataaattttaattatattctttaatttatgATGAATATTTTATACTATATATAATGTTACAGTTAACTACTGATCattcatttcttaaaataaaaagaaattaagttttagaattaaatatattgaaaaggATAGATTAAAATAGACAACATAATAACATATCTGGAAATATTCTCATGAAAAAGTGTTAGTGCAAAATAAGTTCTAAATTAAGAAAactgtaaaaaataattaaaatacaatccATAATATGTGTgacttatataaatatatttgtttggaATGCAATTTGTTTTAAGTAATTTGTTTGCATTTATTTGTATTCATCATTATCgatcttatatattatttaggtaaaaacaattttatatcttatagacaaattattattattttttagataagatcaaaggaaaacaaacaaatGTATCCCACcatgatatatttaatttttttaagttagtatttaaattatcaaGACGTTATATGTTTTGATGTcatctttatatttaaagttgtgactatatttttattaaataccaATCAcaccaaaaattaatttagtatatgagatacaacaaatattttaattaataatttcatattctAACGGATCTGTGcattaataaatttacaaaaatactatatattaaaacattgaATATTAATGTTTTACGAGATatcaaacaataataaataacttatcatgtatttaatattaataaaaaaaaattgaagaatttcAAATCAACATGCCatcaacaaattattttattttttattttaacaaaaattaaatataaaaattaaaaagtaatttaataaaaaacaaaactaatatcaacattaaaaaaaagaagtaactCACCACATTTTGTACAACAActtataaacatttaaaatattttattttatataattaaattttagtattacgAGATATATTCAATATAGTATGTAACgaataatatatttagttatattattttataagatgaataaaattacataaataaaagtaaaaaaagttaatatattttatttatagaaaaaatataatacattcttgttttaaagtttcaaaaactcataatataaaaatgttggTTGCAAATGATCTATAAATCTAATATCATACAAATTTAAGCTTACAACGTTCTAAATTATAGTTCTTTAGAAAAAAggttttcttaaatatatttttttagagttaatcatgttttcaaactTGATATTGTCAtgctaaaatagttttaaaaaaatgttttctaaatatctatatatttaattcttaattagaAGTAAGAGTAAGAACTTATATTATCTTGTAAATGGAAAACATgtcataatattaaattaatgagTTTGAGAATTATTTTGGTAACTTCATCTTCAATAAAATGCAAGTCAATTTTCAAATGTGTAGTTCTCTCTTGATAGTTAGAATTTGAAGCAATTTAAATGATAAccttattatcataataaactaaaacaaaagTAGAGGTGATGTGAAAGTTAAGAGATTCTTTAATAAGTCATTTTACTTGAAATGATTATCAAAACTTTTATATTCAAGTTTTgtgtcaattaaaatttgaagCAAATATTTAAGTGACATCCAACGACACTTTTAGATGTGTGTCTGGCGGGGCATCGCAGACTAAAACTTTCTCTTTGTATTTTAATTGAgcaatttgattcttttttagTTACTTCCCATTGAATAAacttcataaatttataatatataaatattatagttaaagaAGTGTCTAATCTAATCAATCAAATATCTCATAGAGGAGTTCTTATCAATAACAAAAACTCAGTTCTACAAAGACAAACACAATCTATACTACCAATTGAAATAAAGTTACAAATCTTTTGAAACCAAACACTCAACAAATAAGAATTCACACATAAAAGATATAACACAGCTCAAGTGAATGACAAGTTTATTCCTCTAGGTTTCAAATAGTATTTTCTTTACCTCTTTGCAGTTTATACCCAAATTCAACTTGTCAAATATACCACTTCAAACCCATAAAGACCTAGTTATCATTCATTAAGACCAACACCAACAATTAATGTTTTCTCATATACAACTCAATTGACATAATCAATTCATCTAAACGCAACATACATGGTTTCGACCCAGCTAATGCGCATCATACAACACATTCAATTCaaccaaattacaaaatttccaTAGTCATAAACCAAAGCACAATAGGTTTCAAATAAATAGCTTCTATTATTTTGGTTAAACTGTATTTGCTCTTATAGATGCTCGTCAGAGCTCCATTTCATACATAAAAACCTAACTTGACAACAAATACCCCAATTAGATACCTGAACATATTATTTAGATCATAAAACAATAGAGATTCACCAAGAGCACCTCTAAGACACATGTATAGCCCTAAAACCCACATACAACTCAAAGAACGAAATTGTCTCAAAAGGGGTAAATAGAAAACTTACTTTATCTGACTATTTGATAAGATGAATGAGTTGTGTTCCTCACCACGATTACTTTATCTGACTATTGGATAAGATGAATGAGTTGAGTTCCTCACCATGATTGATCTTGCCATCTTTAATCTTCAAGATGTAAAGGTGGAGAATAAGAATCTAGAGAGAAGGCAAAggaaaatttagaataaatttgtAGAGAGATGATGGTTTTATAAAAGtgaatttaagttatttattagaaatctatttataaataaatattttttattaaaatattaaaatattattatttttatataaaaactattactactcttaaatattttttaagttctcacaactatatttaaattatcaaaacGTGTCTAACATTAATCCAAAAGAGTATTAAGTCGGcaaaatgaaaactaaatatatttattattaagtatctttattatttatttatagatcaAACTATTACACAAGTGTAcaccttttttttataagaaaatatgttttttctttaattttattttctcattttttatgtaatttttcttacagatctaataattaataattaagataaacaacatctaataattaaaataaaaagaagtgcAATTAACTcacatttatatttcttattttctttaagtatgagagaaaataaatgagaaatgagaacataaataataaatattttttttctttagaaacaAAAGTAAACAATTGAGGGTGAGTGATGAGaataatatgtgaaaaataaaataaaaaacatcttaataatattttttgggttaaatatgtttttggtctcttaagtCTTAATagaatttggaattagtctattttcaaatttttttaccaatttagtcatttatctttagaaatgtgtgaatttaattcttttaatcaaaattcATTAAGTTTATGTtatgtttcaaacacatttcataataatatttgatacattttcgcttcaatattaactcaaatattactATGAAACGCATTTGTAACGTCAactaaacttaataaaatttggttaaaatgactaaattcacatatttataaagtttgagGACTACATTACACTAAAAGTTTGAGgagaaactaatttcaattttcacttaaagttaagagaccaaaaacatatttaacatttttttgttcattattatatttaactttgtatttttatttattgacatTAAAAGTgttgtgttttataaaaataagtatttaatttaattttcacaaattttaaataattacatacaattaaaaaaatttaaactacatataattttaaaaaattcaatttttttaccactatatataatttaaaatatataatttaaaatttttaaattttttaaatgcataaaataaaaaaaaaaagtttgaggATACCATGACCTCCTTGCCTCTTTTAAGATCTGCCACTACCTCCTTGATATTATGACAAATTGAAAtctgaatttttgttttcttacaaAGTTCATTTTAAttctcctttttcttctgttaGATAGATGTCTAAGTAGTCTGTAAATTAGTCGAATGATTGCGTGAAAACAAAGTTTgcattatgtattatatttatagtatTGTGATGATGGGGAGTGGGTACAACTGTTGTGATGCATTTACACTTATCTCGTTAAGTGAGTTCACGACTTCAATAAACTGAAATTGCCAATGAAGCCCACGATTTCATATTCAAATCGTTAAAAGTGGAAACAACTTCACTTTTAATGCATTTACGCAAGAGTCGCTAACTTCTGATATAacttcataattatatttttaattatcctAATTTAAGTATTAACTAAACTTAATCCAGCCGACATgaagttaattaatattttaatgaagtCATACACGCTTTTGAAGAATTTTTCAAATCGAAGTCGTGCACACTTCGAACGATAATTTATTacgtaattattttaaaataaaattcgtaattttgaaagaaaattaacccacatttgtaaattttatgtaaggagtaaaataataatattagttccCCATTTAATATGTGAgataatcaaaatttataattgttttttttttaaatccatacaattcttttaaatattatgttttcatgttctaTAAATCgtttaaattctaaaatacattttttgtaattttttaacaaatattatatttaaaaatgcatttCATGTACGGTCTTCTCTTCTTACaaatcacttttaaaatataagtatgtagaaaaatcttttattgttttctatttatttatttatttttcatttaagtaagaaaaaaaaaaggaaaaaagcaagaaaaaaaagtgaaatctTGTACTGGGTACGCATTGTTCCAGAAGATTTGCAGGCTGATATAGTATTCAGATTTTGGGTGAGGGTGACCACGGAACCGTAGTCTTCCTCTCGCCATTGAAGCACATTCATCGATCTCGAAAAACATGTATAGTCTCTTAGGGTGTGTAAACCTACCTTCCTTCATCTTTCTCATTACTCGTTCTTCAAATTTCTTTCCCCTTTTGTTAATTTCTGGGGTCTTATTTTTGTGCGGGTGTGCTTATGATTATATATCGTGTGTGTGCTTATTTTTGTTCAGCGTTTTTAAGAGATATTTGCTATCATTATATGGTGATTGGGGTTGATCATTGTATGGAGTTATATTTGATTTCGATGTGTGCGCTTGGCTAGGTTGGGTTTGCCAAACAACATATTACCAGGTTTTAGGCCAGTCACCAAAATGCTTTCTGATTTCGCTCTCTACTTTGTGTGTATAGCATgcctaattttcttttaacctTGTGGCTGTGGTCAATTATGTATTGTTACAGCCCCGTAGccttttgattatattttagttcttataGTTTGTTAGTCTAGCATTAGGTGTATTGATTCACTAGTATTAACTTTTAACCATGAACTACTTTTGATTGTAATTTGTATGACTTTTCTAGCTTTGATGCTGTTTATACATGTCCTGCTTAATGGATTCTGTGCTGGATAAGAATATGTGGTGTTGCTATAGGAAAATTATCCAAGTATTTAGCCAAAaagacttaaaaaaataatttcaccCACGAAATTATAAGTTCCAAATACTCAGGAGATTAAACTCATAATGATAACTCTCCCATAATTCTTGTTGGTGTTGAAGATATTCTTTAAAGACATGTAGAGCCTGCTCAGCTTTGGGGCTTTTTAGTGCTGAAGTTTTTGGTTAATATTGTTGTCAATGCTACTGTCACGGTTTATTTCATCTATGAAggtagaagaaagaaaaggacACTTCCTCTCCCATTGCTACTGTTCTTAATTAGCAGTGTTATTATTGAGATTCAATTATGCTTGAAAAAGGCTATATTCAAGCTCATGACAACTTCCAGTGAATTAGATTTTCTAAAATGAAATGCAGAAGACTTTAGATTACTTATTTATTCTCAACACAACCAAATTTAGAGATCAACACAATACA contains:
- the LOC114177566 gene encoding HMG1/2-like protein — its product is MPKVKADTKAADNRLKRKGAGAGRKQSKKAAKDPNKPKRPPSAFFVFMSEFREQFKKEHPNNKSVAVVGKAGGDKWKSLSDAEKAPFIARAEKKKEEYEKSISAYNKKLEGKHSEEEESDKSKSEVNDEEEDEEDDEDDE